TAGCAACGCTCCCTAATTAGGAAGAACACTTAGCTTTTGCAAACTGTTGACTGCTTCTATACTCCCTTTCTTCAAGAAGTTCTTCTACACCAGTATCTGGTGGAGTTGAAAGAGATGTCCCAGTTTTTCACATCTCTGCTCTCCCTTGCTCAATATTCAAGTGTTGGTAAGAGTCTTCCCAACGTATAATTTAGATATTGAGTTTGTTGTGAAATGAAAAAGAGAGTTCAAAGAGATTGTAAAGTCGCACTTCAGAGTCTGTTAAAATTGTCATACCCAATAAAGAGAAATTTCTATCCTGTTACATAGCTGTTTACCCACAACGTATGTGTCAGACACAATGAGCTGCAGAGGCATAAGAGAAGTCTGTGTCCTTCAAATCCACACCGTCTCTTTCTTGTCATGTGGTCTGGATCACCCACGTCACTGGGGAATGCCCCTAGACGGGAGCCCTCTTGTCACTCTGCTGTCCTGAAACAATCCAGAATCCTTGCAGATTCCTCTGACAAGATGGAGTATCAGCTGTTTGGCTTCACCATTTATGGTTCCTCAGAACAGCCTGTGAATGGTGCTGTTTGATGGCATGGGGAACACGTTCAGTTTTTTCAGACCCCACTCTTCCAAGAGACCTGTTTAAAGGCAGAATCACCATGACATTTAATATTAACTGGCAGCCCTCCCAGCTGATTCGGTAGGAAGGACAAAAATTAATGAACTTGCAAATTGACACATCCAGCCGTAGCTTAAGGCAGTCTTCGCATCAGTCTGAAGGCACGTTCCTGGGGTGCCTGGACATGCCTGCGTTGTCACGGCGTCTGTTCTCTCTCATCTGTACGTGGGACTTGGTCTCCTCCGGCTctctcagtttttcattttttgtacaTATTGACACACAACTAACCACCCACCCTTCACCCGATCGCTGCAGTAAtctttacattttctctttttctcttgtagATCCTGcgatttatttcagattttcttgcttttctggtACTTTACAATTTTATCATACCTATATCACTTTATGTGACTGTTGAGATGCAGAAATTTCTTGGATCTTTTTTTATTGGCTGGGACCTTGACCTCTATCATGAAGAAACAAACCAGAGAGCACAAGTAAATACTTCAGACCTCAATGAGGAACTGGGACAGGTAGAGTAAAAATTAcgtgatctcttttttttttttttaaccttctattctctacttcttttttaatattaaaattcatTACTGTGGACTTTTTATTGGTTGTGCTTTGATTTCtgattaatttgaaaataaggtATAAGTATCTGAtgccaaaaattaaaatttttatacGATCAAAAAAAGGTGTGGAGAGTATGAGTTaaggtttttggggtttgggtttgttttttttcttctaacaagtACATGCAACTCCAagtctggtttttgttttattttacaaaaggtAGAGTATGTGTTTACAGACAAAACTGGTACATTAACTGAAAATGAGATGCAGTTTCGGGAGTGCTCCATTAACGGCATAAAGTACCAAGAAGTCAATGGTAAACTAACTCCAGAGGGGTTTTCTGAAGATTCTCCAGATGGAAATAGGCATAGTTTGGTAAgacttcttttcgccccccccgtTACGTATCCTAgatagaaaatgttttatttcagagaaataatcTTCTAGCATTAGCATGTTTTAAATAATCGTAATTTCTGAATAGTTTAAAGATATTGTTACcgaataaataatatttattgaaCATGTTGAATCTGCTTATTTCACATGGAATATTTGAcagattttcaattaaaaacatactttaaaaaaatgttaaaaactggGTTGATATCTAAATGttacaaataaaatgcttttcttttcttgcttctaGATGAAAGAGGAAGAACTCTTCCTGAAAGCCGTTTGTCTCTGTCACACAGTGCAGATCAATGCAGATCAGACCGATGGTGCTGATGGGCCCTGGCACGCCAATGGCATCGCAGCCCCGCTGGAGTATTACGCTTCTTCACCGGACGAGAAAGCTTTGGTGGAAGCTGCAAGCCGGTGAGCGGCACTGCCCAAACTCCGCTGTAGGAGTTGCCTGCGAGGGCAGGCCGTTCCTGGTAAAGGCAACCTCGGGAATTGCTCAGAGAGTTTGTAAAGCCCAGGGCCTGGCACTGTCAGTTTACtgtgaaaacatacaaaaataaaatacacaaaaacctAGGCATATATAACGTgatgatttaaaatgtttatggaaATCCTTGAGAAATTAGAGGGATGGAGTATGTTGCTGTTAAAATACTATGGAAAGCTGGCATTCTTCATTTGCTCTAGAAACAGAGAACAGTAGCGGGGGCTATAagggtctctctctcttttcttttcttcctccaacaATCAATAGGCATTATGTTAAAATTGATGATTAAAcatatattttcttctcctttcagggTTGGAGTGGTATTTACTGGAACTAGTGGGGACAGTATGGAAATAAAAAGTCTTGGAAAACCAGAAAGGTATTCATTTCTATTCCttgttttttttgaaggacagcACGGTACTGAAGATTAATATAACATTCTCCTCTTCATCCTGTTTATAAGAAAACCTTGCCTTTCCACAGCgtgctctttttaatgcttttccctTGATGTCTTCGAGACAGCACGCATCTTATTCCTTAGCAGTTGAAACTGagatgcaagatttttttttatgagttgCTCTGTGTAGGTGTGTATGGTAACAGTTTGTATCTTCACCCATTCCTCAAAGGGTGAGACCGTAGTAGAGTTGGAAAACTGGATTACTTATTCAAGTCTTAAAGTTTGTGCTTTAAGTTCAAGAAGTTCCCGGAATCGGTGTCGTGTATGCATCATCTAATTACGTATTTTAAAGTTTCCCAAAATGGGTAGAAATATTATTGATACTTGTAAATCTGCGGTATGTCATAGCACGTTTTATCCATGTGATCGGTGTCAGTTGGCAGTACTTTAAACTTAAATGTCTAAAATTAGTTTTCTAAACCAGTGGTAACATAACAAAAAATAGTCCGGTCATCAGGGAACGTACGCTCTTTTTTGACTCTGTAGGTTGTTCACAAGTGTTAGAAATACAATGTAGTTTTCAAAGTTACTCCTGCACTAATAACAGAAGGATAAAGGAAAAGGTAGGAGCTGATTGTAATCTCCGGATGTAAAGCTCGTGTTCAAGAAACTATTCCTACTGGTAGAAGAACCTTTTTATTCGTATAGAATGGAATTAAAAGTATGTAAAGTGATGAAAAGCAATCAATTGCACAAACACCCCTAACAGTGATTGTTGCTCAATGGTGATAGCATTGCTTTTAGAGTTTCTATATGAAAATGACGCTTTGGGGAAAGCACTGTGGGGTAAGTTTACATTTATAAGTCATTGTCTTTGGAAATTTATCTCTAAAACTTCTTCTTCCCATTCCCTTttctattaaaacacaaaatacaggTATAAATTGCTTCATGTTTTGGAGTTTGATCCAAATCGCAGACGAATGAGTGTCATTGTAGAGAGTCCCTCAGGTAAGCGATCAGAAGTTGCACAAGCTGCAGTTGAAAACTTCTTAAACAGTATGTATTCTTAACCTCTGTTCTGTTTTACTTGTTAGGGGAAAAGCTCTTATTCACAAAGGGAGCAGAATCTTCCATTCTTCCTCGTAGTAAGAGTGGAGAAATAGACAAAACCAGGATACATGTGGATGAATTTGCCTTGGTAAGTGTATATGTTTGCCCGGCTGACTAGAAGAAAATTCTTCCAGTACAAATTCTGTGACGTGAACAAATTCCAGGTGACACCTTGTTAGATCAGAATCTCGTCTACGCTGAATGTagtcttttattttctcacagaaaGGACTAAGAACTTTGTGCGTAGCCTACAGAAGATTCACGCCTGAGGAGTACCAAGAGGTTGGCAAACGCCTGCATGAGGCCAGGACTGCCTTACAGCAACGGGAAGAGAGATTAGCAGATGTGTTCAACTTCATAGAAAGGGATCTGGAATTACTTGGGGCTACAGGAGTAGAAGACAAGTATGCAATGGAGTTTCTGCTAACTACGCTCAAAAACGTAGCAAGTTTAGGATTTATAACTGAAATATGAAGTGTGCCGTGAAAacctttcccaccaccacccaaagtTGTGTGCTGTTTAGTGTGTTTACTGCTCTTTGGCGTGGGCAGCATTCAAAGCACGTGTTGTACCAACTGATTGTGGCTTAATAACGATGACATACAGTGTGCTTCATCAGGAGAGATTTAACGTTTGTGAAACAGAATAATTGCAGTAAATATTTAGGGCAATGGCTAATTCCTTGGGAAAACTTCTACCCATAGCTACTTCACGAAGCATTCTGTAAGTCAGAGGGTGTATTGTACACCGGAGCGTACCGATGGAGCACTTCAAAGCTTTTCATTTACCACAGAGGCTGGTAATTGTGGTGGACTGTTTTAAAGCTTCTCAAATACAGCAGTGGTGCCTAACTTAAATTAAGATGTGCTTATTACAAAGTTCTGGTCACTTGGCAGCATTGAAGTTCGGTTTTTGTTTCATCAAGGCCTTTGTTCTGTTACTGGTAATGGAATGTCATCTGCCAGACTGCGATTCTCTGAAAATATATGTACCTTTGGCAATGCAGTCTTAAATCACCATGGCAGTGGGGTCACAGGAGTAACATGGACTTATAGagtgggttctttttttttttttttttttttttttttttttttttgtaaagtgtttggttgtttaagattttcttcttgtttttaggCTGCAGGAGAAAGTCCAAGAAACCATAGAAGCACTCAGGTTGGCCGGTATCAAAGTGTGGGTACTCACTGGAGATAAGCACGAAACAGCCGTTAGTGTCAGTTTATCGTGTGGACACTTTCACAGAACCATGAACATCCTTGAGCTCGTGCAGCACAAGTCAGACAGCACGTGCGCAGAGCAGCTGAGGCAGCTAGCCAAGAGGTAACATGCCTGAGACGTCATTAGCTCAGTGATGATCTCAGCttagttttcttttctagttCTATGACAACCTCTTTAATGTATGTGCCAAACACATGAAGTTGCCTTTTTAGAAAtctatttattaatatattaacaGACTTGAAGAAGCAGTCTGTCTAACAGGCTAACGACTTCTTTCTTTATTGTTTGAGCAACTGTTCATAACAAAATACAAACTTTTCTGTCACACCGATACAAAGCCAACATTTTTGTCCCCGACTAGAATAAAGGAAGACCATGTTATCCAGCACGGCCTGGTTGTGGATGGGACCAGCCTCTCTCTTGCACTCAGGGAACATGAAAAACTGTTCATGGACGTTTGCAAAAACTGTTCAGCAGTGTTGTGCTGTCGCATGGCACCCCTTCAGAAAGCAAAGGTAAGGGTGTGTACAATCAGGACTGTCTTTAGATGTTTTTACTGTGCTTTGGGGAGACAAGGGTTTCTGAAACTGCTTTGTTTGCTCACCTGACCTTTTGTGTGACTTGTTGGTCAGCACGGAATGCAGGGAGCAGAATTAGAACCTTCCATTGGTAGTTCATCTGTCCAGACaagtaaaacaaaggaaattaatcttttaaatctaCTTGTACTGCTGAGTAAGTTTCCTCTATgacctttcacagaatcacagactgtcGGGGTGGGAaggaccctctggagatcacccggtcccacccccggccagagcagggtcacccacagcaggtggcacaggaacgcgtccaggcgggtttgggatgtctccagagacggagactcccccacctctctgggcagcctgtgccagggctctgccaccctcacagcaaagaagttcctcctcgtgttgagatggaatttcccgtgtcccagtttgtgcccgttgccccttgtcctgtccccgggcaccactgagaagagtctggccccgtcCTCTTGCCCCCAGCccgttagctcttgctgagcatcgatgagatcccctctcagcctgctcttctccagaggaacagccccagggctctcggcctttcctcagcacagagatgctccagcccctcagcatcttcctagccctctgctggactctctccagcagttccctctccttgAATCAgggggcccaaaaccggacacagcgctccagctgtggcctccgcAAGgcagaggatgacctccctccacctgctggccgcTCCTTTTAGTGCACCCCGGGAGACCACTGGCCGCcctggccacaggggcacattgcttaTGCTGTAAAGTATTGAAAATGTGAAGAATCTGGGCATGTCTGGTAAAGGGCATTAAATCTGCATCACTCCCTAAGTAAATGTTCAGTTCCAACTTCTACTTGACTGTTTTGCATAATAAAGCACCAAATTAAGAGTTGTGAAAGAACATCTAAATGTGAACTGCAAAATAAGTTCAAGTCAGGCATAATATGTAAATAAAGCTTGTGCCTCAAAGCAAGCAGCTTTTCTAAAGGATCAGTGAATGTGCAGATGTGATATGCCAAAGATATGTTTTACCCAAGCGTGCACGTTCACGAAACGCAGTAATTATATTTACAGGTAGGCTGCCTAAGATACTCGGGACTTAGAAGCATGGTTTTGTAGATAGACTGTCTGTCTCATTTGAAaaatttctaccttttttccccccaggtagTGCGACTGTTAAAAACGTCTCCAGAGAAACCTATAACATTAGCGATCGGTGATGGTGCTAACGATGTGAGCATGATACAGGAAGCACACGTTGGCATAGGTAACTCGCTTTTGTCAGAAGAGAGAAAGGCAAATAAGATGCAAATTGTAGTAGAGGATTAGATCGTGAGCAGTGTTAATAAACAGATAAACTTCTAACGGTTTTGCACCTGTGAATGACAGGACGTTAATCTGAGTCATCTGTTGTAGCAGAGTTTtagtgaaatttaaaatttaaggcTGTTGGCTTTCACAAGTCAGGTTTATTGTGTAGTCTACCAATAATCAGAGGTCCTGCTTGATGCTGCCGTAAGAGCAGCAAAGATTCTCGGTAACTAGAATCTCAGAATTACTCTGCTTCAGATACTGGAAGTGGGTATCTCTGACTTCAGACGCTGTCAGGTTCTGAGTTCCTGTGTAAACTTGACCTTCAAACCTGTCTCTGTGCTAAACTGCCGCTGTTTGCACCGTGTCTGTACGGCTGCAGAAATGCCGTTTGTCTGGTTTGTCTTTGAGGAGAAGGCTTTCAGTACATCTCTGGAGAGGCTGCTATTGCTTCTCAGCTAAGCTTGGTACTTTGCTCTGTTCGTGCTATTTTCTCGTAGCTGGCCGTGACCAAAACACGGCTATAACTGAGCCGGGACCCATCACCTAGCGTTTTGGTATTtccttcactgactttggtgGATGGTGTTTGTTCCAATAGTAAATGCTGAAGGTTCTTCCATAGGTACTGGTACATCAGGATGTTCAGTCTGTCAGCCTTTGCGATGGAAAAGGTGTTTACGATGTTTATCATGTAAATCGTGTGGCTGTGGTTTTGAAGACCATGGGTATGGCCTGCTTGAGAAGCTTACAGGCCAAGAGCGAATTGTGCTTGATTCTGCAGGTAGTTTGTCAACTAACTGAAGCTCATTGAGAATAAAATCATCCAGGTTTTTATTGTAATCTGTAGCATATTAGACATCACATGTACATTGGTTAAAAACTAACAAGTCTTTGCTGTGGAGGGTGACAGGGGACTTTtagacttgtttttttcttcttttttttttttaaagcaaccacTTTTAAGTGTCTGGTTTTAGGAATCCTGGGCCACTTTTCTTCTGTAAAAGAGCACTTTGAGTTCTCTGTGTATGCTTATCCTAATCTTAATACTAGTTTTTAGAAATGAATTTGTGTTCAGCTGTGACAAGCATTGTCAGCCCAGCAGAGTAAGTAAACGGCTATTGTAAGAACAGCATTTCCTTTATGCTGCTGTTGAGTATAAGCCAGGTATTATTCCCAGAAAGTACTGTAGGAGAGAACTGTATGAAGTAAAGCGTAGTAAGTAAATTGATAATTTAATGATGGATTGAtaatggtttggggtttgggaattttgtttttttttatgagtgTTATTACTTCTGTGTCTTCCCATAAACCTTTTCTCAAGAATAGCTTGTAGAAAtagtcctttttcctttttctagttttgtttttttttttttttttcttagttgaaGCAGCATCAAATTAGTAGTTTCCCGTAGTTGTAAGTGTCAGGAATGATGCCTTCAATTGGAACTGAAAGTTGCTGAAGACTTTACAATGTTGAGGTGCAGGAAAACAGAACTGTAGCTTCAGGTGTatgtttttggggtttgtttttttttttttaaacttcaatttTTATAATGTTTaacctgttttctgttttgtttcccaaATATTACAGGAATCATGGGCAAGGAAGGAAGACAGGCTGTAAGAAACAGTGACTATGCAATAGCACGGTTTAAATTCCTCTCCAAATTGCTTTTTGTTCATGGGCACTTTTACTATATTAGAATAGCAACCCTTGTACAGTACTTTTTTTATAAGGTAAGTCTTCAAGTTCGCAGAAAAATGTGTGGCTTCTTCCCAGCAAGAAATTTATTTGAGATCTAACGTTTTTGTTGGGAGCAGGTTAAATATCTCTGCTCAAGCAGGTTTTCTGGGCTTTTTTGCTATTTTACGACTAAACGCAGTAGTTTAACTGTGACACTGTGTAGTACTTCCACCTGGAAATGGGTTTTAAATCCCGCTATGAGTTTGCCTAGGCCGAGGGGCAGACACGTTTGCTTTCTGAAAGAAGCATTAGCAGCTTGAAATCACATGCTTTGATGTAAGAGTATAACCTTTTTTGTTTATGGATCTAATATTAACCAAATTCATTCatctttcttaaaaggaaaagagagcgCAGGTAGCAGTTGAGGGAGTGAAGGGCCTGCAGAGGGGGAGAGCGGGCTGAGCTGAAGCGAAACGCCAGGAGGAGGGGTGGGAAACAGGCCTGGGAGCTCAGTCTTGGGCTGGGGTGTTTGAAATGCTAacaacatcttttctttttcttcctctctttttttttttctttttaaactcaatCATTGCTTTTGATAAGAAGTCAAAATCCACTATTTCACCTGAAGTTTATCTGAGATTCTAGCGCTGGCCACCGAGCCACTTTTTATCTTCTATTGGTCGCTCTTGTTTCAAGATAACGGCATGCTCTTAGGTTGGGCGTTTGTTTTTGTCTGCTCCCACGCAAAAAGCCCACATCAGCAGGGCCCAGGCTTTCCTGAATGAAATATGGAAACTATTTTGCAAAgaaactcttaaaaaaagaaactgaaggggAAATGGATGGATTTCTCCTCCTTTAATACTACTTGTACTCCCATAATGAGATGTGTTCATCAAGCACACATAATTAAGTTTGTTTTTCAGCTTCGTTGTCCTAAAGGACAAACAGAACGTGTTCTCAAGCGAAGCGTGTGGCTTCACTTTGCCAAGGAAAATCCTGAAATGCTTTATGCTCTCCCTTACGGCTTGTAAGAGTTGGCAATTTCTGTTAGGGTTGTGAAGCGTGTACCGAGGATTAACtattgcctttgcttttcttttttcagaatgtGTGCTTTATTACACCACAATTTTTATATcagttcttctgtttgttttcacaaCAAGTAAGTATTGGATGCCTTGCATCTTGGTAAATATGTATGAAACAGGGTAAATAACTACAAAAAAGGGAATGAGCTACACAGGAGCAGCACAGATTTTGCACTTAAATATCCAGCTTCATTTTCTATATTTGGTAGCTTGATGTTACTAGATGGGTATGTGAGTATAGCTTGTTATCTAACTagtaaattaatgtaattaataaTTTGTTGCTCATTTATTAGTGTgctaataaattttaataaatataaatttttttcttacacgAGTCAAAGTAATTCTTCTTTCCGTTTTCAGACGCTGTATGACAGTGTATACCTGACTTTGTACAATATTTGTTTCACTTCCTTGCCTGTCCTCATATACAGTCTTTTTGAACAGCATGTGCATCCGCATGTATTACAGAGTAAACCTGTGCTTTATCGGTACGTATGCCTGAAGTTATTGCCACAGTAGCACA
The sequence above is drawn from the Chroicocephalus ridibundus chromosome 6, bChrRid1.1, whole genome shotgun sequence genome and encodes:
- the ATP11B gene encoding phospholipid-transporting ATPase IF isoform X6, giving the protein MLRWVRQQLGFDPPHQSDTRTIYIANRFPQHGHYVPQKFADNRIISSKYTVWNFVPKNLFEQFRRVANFYFLIIFLVQLMIDTPTSPITSGLPLFFVITVTAIKQGYEDWLRHKADNEVNGAPVYVVRSGGLVKTRSKNIRVGDIVRVAKDETFPVDLVLLSSDRVDGSCHVTTASLDGETNLKTHVAVPETAVLQSVANLDKLVAVIECQQPEADLYRFVGRITISQQAEEIVRPLGPESLLLRGARLKNTKEIFGVAVYTGMETKMALNYKSKSQKRSAVEKSMNSFLIIYLIILLFEAILSTILKYAWQAEEKWDEPWYNGKTEHERNSSKILRFISDFLAFLVLYNFIIPISLYVTVEMQKFLGSFFIGWDLDLYHEETNQRAQVNTSDLNEELGQVEYVFTDKTGTLTENEMQFRECSINGIKYQEVNGKLTPEGFSEDSPDGNRHSLMKEEELFLKAVCLCHTVQINADQTDGADGPWHANGIAAPLEYYASSPDEKALVEAASRVGVVFTGTSGDSMEIKSLGKPERYKLLHVLEFDPNRRRMSVIVESPSGEKLLFTKGAESSILPRSKSGEIDKTRIHVDEFALKGLRTLCVAYRRFTPEEYQEVGKRLHEARTALQQREERLADVFNFIERDLELLGATGVEDKLQEKVQETIEALRLAGIKVWVLTGDKHETAVSVSLSCGHFHRTMNILELVQHKSDSTCAEQLRQLAKRIKEDHVIQHGLVVDGTSLSLALREHEKLFMDVCKNCSAVLCCRMAPLQKAKVVRLLKTSPEKPITLAIGDGANDVSMIQEAHVGIGIMGKEGRQAVRNSDYAIARFKFLSKLLFVHGHFYYIRIATLVQYFFYKNVCFITPQFLYQFFCLFSQQTLYDSVYLTLYNICFTSLPVLIYSLFEQHVHPHVLQSKPVLYRDISKNAHLGFKPFLYWTILGFFHAFVFFYGSYLLMGEDTSLLGNGQILKPNRQMMFGNWTFGTLVFTVMVITVTMKMALETHFWTWINHFVTWGSIVFYFIFSLFYGGIIWPFLHTQDMYFVFVQLLSSGSAWFAIILIVVACLFLDVVKKVLYRHLQPTSTEKAQMYSNRVALSDEFIALQPLSRARNQLSKIRWKKIRVQSAQHVTLLKAGTEGRTIGNC
- the ATP11B gene encoding phospholipid-transporting ATPase IF isoform X2; protein product: MLRWVRQQLGFDPPHQSDTRTIYIANRFPQHGHYVPQKFADNRIISSKYTVWNFVPKNLFEQFRRVANFYFLIIFLVQLMIDTPTSPITSGLPLFFVITVTAIKQGYEDWLRHKADNEVNGAPVYVVRSGGLVKTRSKNIRVGDIVRVAKDETFPVDLVLLSSDRVDGSCHVTTASLDGETNLKTHVAVPETAVLQSVANLDKLVAVIECQQPEADLYRFVGRITISQQAEEIVRPLGPESLLLRGARLKNTKEIFGVAVYTGMETKMALNYKSKSQKRSAVEKSMNSFLIIYLIILLFEAILSTILKYAWQAEEKWDEPWYNGKTEHERNSSKILRFISDFLAFLVLYNFIIPISLYVTVEMQKFLGSFFIGWDLDLYHEETNQRAQVNTSDLNEELGQVEYVFTDKTGTLTENEMQFRECSINGIKYQEVNGKLTPEGFSEDSPDGNRHSLMKEEELFLKAVCLCHTVQINADQTDGADGPWHANGIAAPLEYYASSPDEKALVEAASRVGVVFTGTSGDSMEIKSLGKPERYKLLHVLEFDPNRRRMSVIVESPSGEKLLFTKGAESSILPRSKSGEIDKTRIHVDEFALKGLRTLCVAYRRFTPEEYQEVGKRLHEARTALQQREERLADVFNFIERDLELLGATGVEDKLQEKVQETIEALRLAGIKVWVLTGDKHETAVSVSLSCGHFHRTMNILELVQHKSDSTCAEQLRQLAKRIKEDHVIQHGLVVDGTSLSLALREHEKLFMDVCKNCSAVLCCRMAPLQKAKVVRLLKTSPEKPITLAIGDGANDVSMIQEAHVGIGIMGKEGRQAVRNSDYAIARFKFLSKLLFVHGHFYYIRIATLVQYFFYKNVCFITPQFLYQFFCLFSQQTLYDSVYLTLYNICFTSLPVLIYSLFEQHVHPHVLQSKPVLYRDISKNAHLGFKPFLYWTILGFFHAFVFFYGSYLLMGEDTSLLGNGQILKPNRQMMFGNWTFGTLVFTVMVITVTMKMALETHFWTWINHFVTWGSIVFYFIFSLFYGGIIWPFLHTQDMYFVFVQLLSSGSAWFAIILIVVACLFLDVVKKVLYRHLQPTSTEKAQLTEAGSGINCLDSMCCVSAGEAAGASLRGVLERVTGRCGAGRPSRSWSSSDPFYANDRSILTLSTMDSATC
- the ATP11B gene encoding phospholipid-transporting ATPase IF isoform X3, coding for MLRWVRQQLGFDPPHQSDTRTIYIANRFPQHGHYVPQKFADNRIISSKYTVWNFVPKNLFEQFRRVANFYFLIIFLVQLMIDTPTSPITSGLPLFFVITVTAIKQGYEDWLRHKADNEVNGAPVYVVRSGGLVKTRSKNIRVGDIVRVAKDETFPVDLVLLSSDRVDGSCHVTTASLDGETNLKTHVAVPETAVLQSVANLDKLVAVIECQQPEADLYRFVGRITISQQAEEIVRPLGPESLLLRGARLKNTKEIFGVAVYTGMETKMALNYKSKSQKRSAVEKSMNSFLIIYLIILLFEAILSTILKYAWQAEEKWDEPWYNGKTEHERNSSKILRFISDFLAFLVLYNFIIPISLYVTVEMQKFLGSFFIGWDLDLYHEETNQRAQVNTSDLNEELGQVEYVFTDKTGTLTENEMQFRECSINGIKYQEVNGKLTPEGFSEDSPDGNRHSLMKEEELFLKAVCLCHTVQINADQTDGADGPWHANGIAAPLEYYASSPDEKALVEAASRVGVVFTGTSGDSMEIKSLGKPERYKLLHVLEFDPNRRRMSVIVESPSGEKLLFTKGAESSILPRSKSGEIDKTRIHVDEFALKGLRTLCVAYRRFTPEEYQEVGKRLHEARTALQQREERLADVFNFIERDLELLGATGVEDKLQEKVQETIEALRLAGIKVWVLTGDKHETAVSVSLSCGHFHRTMNILELVQHKSDSTCAEQLRQLAKRIKEDHVIQHGLVVDGTSLSLALREHEKLFMDVCKNCSAVLCCRMAPLQKAKVVRLLKTSPEKPITLAIGDGANDVSMIQEAHVGIGIMGKEGRQAVRNSDYAIARFKFLSKLLFVHGHFYYIRIATLVQYFFYKNVCFITPQFLYQFFCLFSQQTLYDSVYLTLYNICFTSLPVLIYSLFEQHVHPHVLQSKPVLYRDISKNAHLGFKPFLYWTILGFFHAFVFFYGSYLLMGEDTSLLGNGQMFGNWTFGTLVFTVMVITVTMKMALETHFWTWINHFVTWGSIVFYFIFSLFYGGIIWPFLHTQDMYFVFVQLLSSGSAWFAIILIVVACLFLDVVKKVLYRHLQPTSTEKAQLTEAGSGINCLDSMCCVSAGEAAGASLRGVLERVTGRCGAGRPSRCGISLGGLCCRRLSYKLEPEEPAAIDV